A genomic stretch from Empedobacter stercoris includes:
- a CDS encoding ArnT family glycosyltransferase yields the protein MVQWIKQNSVLFLIIVTILMLFVNLDVLQTNIMEARNIISAREMVNNGNWIFTTLNGLPRYEKPPLPTWITAVFGNVFGFENFFWLRVPVVLITILLVIWFYKTLTKFDLTKQQVVNSSLVLITSFYVFFSGRDNNWDMYTHSFMMGTIFFLVKEFQVTKFNLFNFIVAFFFLGCSIMSKGPVSLYALFLPFLIAYFLVFRQKLGRNLSIALLTIILGCVVGFAWMLYVKYFDAEHFLAASTKEVNNWHSYNTRPIYYYWSFFTQSGLWTIPALVSLIYPYLRHKVTNKRTYQFAWLWTVFSVVLLSLIPEKKSRYLLPVLIPLAMNIGFYIEYLRLEFKNFSNKVEKYFTNFAFGLYGLIGIVIAVGVFIYTKDRLSEFLVWSIPFAVVGLVLGLSILKGLKIKSFEQVFYSTVLLMCTVVAFGFPLSKLTFSEELYSSAKNLHRLEKQYQIKTYETQSFVPEIVLDYGTSIPAIYDGKKLNFPKETKFGMLANQSDSILIAEQFKNYSFQKIGVVDLNHSSKNQKNYNDRIQKDYYLVQKK from the coding sequence ATGGTTCAGTGGATTAAACAAAATTCAGTTTTATTTTTAATCATTGTGACAATCTTGATGTTGTTTGTCAACTTAGATGTTCTACAAACCAACATTATGGAAGCGAGAAATATAATTTCTGCGAGAGAAATGGTGAATAATGGAAATTGGATTTTTACTACACTTAATGGTTTACCTCGATACGAAAAACCACCTTTACCAACATGGATTACAGCTGTATTTGGAAATGTTTTTGGTTTCGAAAATTTCTTTTGGTTACGCGTTCCAGTTGTTTTAATTACCATTTTATTAGTTATTTGGTTTTATAAAACGTTAACAAAATTCGATTTAACAAAACAGCAAGTTGTAAATTCTTCATTGGTTTTGATTACGTCGTTTTACGTTTTTTTCTCAGGAAGAGATAACAATTGGGATATGTACACGCATAGTTTTATGATGGGTACAATTTTCTTTTTAGTGAAGGAGTTTCAAGTAACTAAATTTAATTTATTCAATTTTATAGTTGCATTTTTCTTCTTAGGATGTTCGATCATGAGCAAAGGTCCAGTTTCGTTGTATGCCTTATTTTTGCCATTTTTAATTGCTTATTTTTTAGTTTTTAGACAGAAATTAGGTAGAAATTTAAGCATCGCTTTATTGACGATTATATTGGGTTGTGTTGTAGGATTTGCTTGGATGTTGTATGTAAAATACTTTGATGCTGAGCACTTTTTAGCAGCTTCTACAAAAGAAGTAAACAATTGGCACAGTTACAATACTCGCCCAATTTATTATTACTGGAGCTTTTTTACACAATCTGGTTTGTGGACAATTCCAGCTTTGGTAAGTTTAATTTATCCTTATCTGAGACATAAAGTAACCAATAAAAGAACCTATCAATTTGCATGGTTATGGACGGTTTTTTCTGTGGTTTTATTATCGTTAATTCCAGAAAAAAAATCAAGATATTTATTACCAGTTTTGATTCCATTAGCGATGAATATTGGTTTTTATATCGAATATTTAAGATTAGAATTTAAAAACTTTAGCAATAAAGTTGAAAAATATTTTACAAATTTCGCTTTTGGTTTATATGGTTTAATTGGAATTGTAATCGCTGTAGGAGTTTTTATTTATACAAAAGATCGGTTATCAGAATTTTTGGTTTGGTCGATTCCGTTTGCGGTTGTTGGATTAGTTTTAGGTCTATCAATACTCAAAGGATTAAAAATAAAGTCTTTCGAACAAGTATTTTATTCCACCGTATTATTGATGTGTACAGTTGTTGCATTTGGCTTTCCACTTTCAAAATTAACGTTTTCCGAGGAACTGTATTCATCAGCTAAAAATCTTCATAGATTAGAAAAACAATATCAGATTAAAACATACGAAACGCAAAGTTTTGTACCAGAAATAGTGTTAGATTATGGCACTTCTATTCCGGCAATTTATGATGGAAAGAAGCTAAATTTTCCGAAAGAAACGAAGTTTGGAATGTTAGCAAATCAATCCGATTCAATTTTGATAGCAGAACAATTTAAGAATTATTCGTTTCAAAAAATTGGCGTTGTCGATTTAAATCATTCGTCAAAAAATCAAAAAAATTATAATGATCGTATTCAAAAGGATTATTATTTAGTTCAAAAAAAGTGA